Within Streptobacillus ratti, the genomic segment TCTATTGTACTTTTATCAGCTACTTTTCCATCAACAATTCCACCTTTGATTTTTAATTTTTCACCTTTAAATTGTTGTGCAAAATCATAAATTAATTTTGATGGTGCAACTCCATCTTCAAATCCTAAAGCAAAAGATGTTGCTCCCTCAGCCAATTCATTTAACTCAAGATCTAAACCAACATTTTTTAAAGCTATTTGTACTAATCTATTTTTAGCAACAAAATATTCTACGTTAGCTTTTCTTGCTTCACTTCTTAATTTTGTATCTTCATTAACTGTAATCCCTTTATAATCAACAAAAATCACTGCTTTTGCTTCTTTTAATTTTTCAGTCAACATTTCTACTGCTGCAATATTAGCTTTTGATGCCATATTGTTTCACCTCCTTGTAAATAAAAAAACCACTATATTTTAGTGGGCGAGGTTAAAAGTATATACCTTATATATGTACTATACTCAGAACTCACCTCGGTAGGATTTACTTTATACCTACTGTCTTTAGTTTGTTCAAATGATTATTCATTTTAACAAAAATGGTGCGCAAGGTGGGACTCGAACCCACACGCCGAAGCACTAGATCCTAAGTCTAGCGTGTATGCCAATTTCACCACTCGCGCATGTATGGGGTGACCGACGGGACTTGAACCCGCGACAACCAGTGCCACAAACTGGCGCTCTACCAACTGAACTACGGCCACCATAAATAAAAATGGAGCGGGAGACGAGGGTCGAACTCGCGACATTCAGCTTGGAAGGCTGACACTCTACCAACTGAGTTACTCCCGCATAATAATGGTCGGTGTAACAGGATTTGAACCTGTGACCCCTTGCTCCCAAGGCAAGTGCGCTACCGAGCTGCGCTATACACCGTTATTATATTGTCCTATCGACAAGAATTATATTACCATATTTAAAATGCTTTGTCAACACTTTTTATATTTTTTTGAAAGTTTTTTATATCACATATATTTTAAATAAGTGTAGAGATAATTCCACTACACTTATTATACTATTTTTTATTTAATTCTTCTAATATTTTTTTCTTAAATTCTATAAACTCTATCGTAGTATTGTCTCTTTTTTCTAAATCAATATGTATTTCTTTAGAAATCTTCCCTACACCATTTTCTATTTTTAATATATATATTCTATTAGATAATAATATTGCTTCATCTATATCATGGGTTATTAATAAAGTTGTAAGATTTAATTTTTTTCTAATCTCCATATACCATTTATGTATATTTGACTTTGTTATTAAATCTAATGCTGAAAATGGTTCATCAAGTAAATTCATATCATCAGAAAACATATATGTTCTTAAAAATGCTACTCTTTGTCTTTGTCCTCCTGATAACTCTCTAGGATACTTATATTCAAGACCTGAAAGACCAAAATTTTCAAGATTATTACTTACTTTTTCAAATGCTTTTTTCTTATCTATGCCTTTAATTATTAAAGGAAGAGAAATATTTTCTATTACATTTTTAAATGGCAGTAATAAATCTTTTTGTAACATATAGCTCATTTTACCATTTTTACCTGTAACATCTATATTATTTAATAAAACTTTACCTGTATTTGCAGGTATAATCCCAGCAACAGCATTAAAAATTGTAGTTTTCCCACTTCCAGACGGACCTATAACACTTACAAGTTCACCATTATTAACATGAAAATTAATATCTTCTACTATATTTTTTCCATTTAAAACAACACTTAAATTCTTTACTTCTAATTTTATCATAAAAATATATATTATTCTCCTAAATACTTATTTGTAAACCCAAAATCTTTTTCTATTGGATTTTCAAGTAATCCATTATTAAATAACCATGTATAGAATGTATTCCATCTTCCTGAATCTATATGCCCCCATTTAACTCCTTTATCTACATAGTAATCATTTAACCATTTTTGTGATTCTAATACTAAGTTTCTATCAAGTTCTGGTGCTTCTTTTAATAAAATATCAACAGATTCTTCAACATTTTCTATAGCATACATATATCCTTTTTCTATAGCCTTTAGTAAATTTGTAACATTTTCTTCATTATTTGATAAAAAATAGTTATTTGCTATTATAACAGGTGTGTAATAATCAAGTTCTGGTGCTACTTTAACATCTAAGAAATTAAATTCAAATCCTGCATTTTTTAATGCAATTCCATCCCAACCATAAAATATCCATGTTGCATCTGTATCTGTTTTCAATGCCTTTAATACATCCCATGAATAAGGTATTACATTAACTTTTTCAAAATTTGCACCTTCATCTTTCATTAGTTTTTTAATTACAGCTTGTTCTATAGGATCTTCCCATGTACCATAAGTTTTACCTTCTAAATCTTTAAATGAAGTAATATTTTTATTTTTTAAAGATACAAGACCTGATGTATTATGTTGAAGTATAGTTGCAATAGCAGTAACAGGTAATTTTTCCTTAGCAGCAAAATATTTAGCTAATGTATCTTGGAAACTTATTCCTAATTGTGCCTTACCTGTACCTATTAATTGAGCACTACTACCTTCTGGTGGTTGAACTATTTCTACATCTAAACCATATTCATCAAAATATCCTTTTTCTTTAGCAACAAAAAGCCCTGTATGATTAGTATTAGGAACCCAATCAAGAACAATAGTTATCCTCTCTTTTATTTTTTGACCATTTGTCTCAGCTTTTTTCATTCCACAACTTACCATTAAAACCATTGTGAAAAAGATAGTTAATATTTTTTTCATTTTTCCTCCCATTTAATTATATATTTTTCCATTTTAGAAACTAATGTCATAAGAAATAGACTTAATGCTGATATAAAAAAGATAATTGCAAACATTTTATCAAAAGAATATGATTTTCTAACACGAGTCATATATACACCTAGACCATAAAATCCTCCTAGCCATTCTGCTACTACTGCACCTATTAAAGAATATGATACAGAAATTCTAAATCCTGCAAAGAAATAATTTAAAGAACTAGGTAATTTAACATGTATATATTCTTGAACCTTATTAGCTCCCATAGATTTTAAAAGTATTAAACTTTCTTTATCAACTGACTTATAACCATCAAGCAAAGCAACAGTTATAGGAAAAAAAGTTGTAAGCATAACTAAAAGTATTTTAGAACTCATACCATATCCAAGCCACAACACAAGTAAAGGAGCTATAGCTACAGTAGGTATAGTTTGAGTTATAATAAGCATAGGCATGGTTGTTTTATACATGAATTCAAATCTATCCATAATTATTGATAATATAAAGGCAAAAAATGTTCCAAGCAAAAGACCACTAAATGCTTCTGTAATAGTATATCTTGTATGTTTCATTATTAAAGGAAAATCTTTAATAAAAGCTTCTATTACATCAATAGGTGATGGTAATAAGAATTTAGGAACTATTTTAAATCCAGATAATAATTGCCATATTATAAGTAAAAAAAATATTAAATAATAGCTAATTAATTTATCTATAATTTTTTTCATAAAAAAACTTCCTTTCTGCAAACAAAGGAAGTAAATATTTTAAATTAAAAAATACTTCCCTACGCCAGCATTATCTGTATCAGGTTTATGGGTATAATCTCAGCCTTTTAAAGCACCCCAAGATTTTTATTTTTTCTTAATTATACTATCTGTTTCAAATTTTATATTATATTGTTTAAAAAATTCAATAAAATTTGCTATCCATTTCTTATTTTCATTTTCTTTTAAATATACTAATTGGAATTTATCCTCAAGTTTATCAAATTCATGAACTAAATTCATTTTCTTTTCTTTGATTTCTTCATAAACACAATAATACGGTAGAACACTAATTCCCATACCATTCATTACAAGATTTTTAATAGTTTCGTTACTACCATTAACACTTATTTTTCTTTCAAAAGTATGGTTTATTATTTCTTCAAAATTTTCTATATATTTAGATGCAAGTTGAGTATCTTTTTTTAACATACTCATTTCTTTAATATCTTCTATTTTATTAATATATGGTGGTGCAATAACTACAAATGGATAATTATCAGTTTGTACAAATTTAAGATCTTTTTCATCTACAATTTCTTCTTCCATCATAGCTATATCTATTATTCCATCTTTAATATGATTAATAAGTGAAGCACTATTTTTAATATATAAGTCAAATTCAATCTCTTTATATTTTTTACTATAATCTGTGATAATTTTAGGTAAAAGAGGTTCTCCTATATTATGTGTAGCTCCAACTACAATTTTAGCTTTGTGATCTGAAACTATTCTTTTCATTTGATTTTCCAAACGAGATATTTTATTAAATATATCTTGCGACATTTTATATAATTCATTCCCTGCGAATGTAAGTTTAAAACTTTTAGAATTTCTTTCTATTAATTGTGTAGACATAGAAAGTTCAAATTTTTTAAGTTGTATAGAAACTGCTGATTGGCTTATAAACAGCTTTTTAGCAGCTTTTGTAAAACTTTTTTCATTACAAGTTTCATAAAAAATTTTTAAATGATGTATATCCAAACTTGTCATTCCCTTCTTTACATTCATTAATCAAATGTATAATTTATATGCTATTTATTTAATATTATATATTATTTGTTTTAAATTTTCAAGAAAATTTATCAGCTATTTACTTTTTTAATTTTTTATGATAATATGTTTATGTAAAAATCGTATATCTCCTTATAAATGGCAAGGAAGTTTCTACCCTAGAGCCTTAATCTAGGACTACGAAAATTATATATTTTAGTGTTGGACTTTCTTTTCTATTTTTAATGAGAACGATTTAAAAATACAGAAGGGAGTTTTTTTGTGAATAAATTTTTTAAATTTTACACTTATGAAACTAATTTTAAAACAGAGGTAATAGCTGGAATTACAACATTTCTAACTATGGCGTACATTTTAGGAGTTAATGTAGGTATACTATCTACAGCAGGTTTGCCAGCAAATGCAGTTTTCTTAGCAACTGCCGTAGCAGCAGCTGTGGCTTGTATATTTATGGGGCTTTATTCTAATTCACCTGTTGCACTAGCACCTGGTATGGGACTTAATGCTTTCTTTACATATACAGTTGTGCTTGAATATGGTTATACATGGCAAGAAGCTTTAGCAATGGTATTTTTATCAGGAGTGATATTCTTAATCATTTCATTACTAGGGTTAAGAAAATTAATCATAGAGTCTATACCTGCAAGTTTGAAACAATCTATAGGAGCTGGAATAGGATTCTTTATAGCATTTATTGGGCTTGTTAAAATGGGAGTAATAGTGGCTAGTCCTGCTACATTAGTTACACTAGGAAACTTTAAAAATCCTACTGTATTACTTGCTTTATTTGGATTATTTATTACAATTATTTTAATGAGCTTAGAATTTAAATCAGGAATTTTTATAGGATTATTTATTACTGCTGTAGTTGGTATCATTTTAAATAAAATAGGAATTTCTGGAATGCCTACAACACCAACACAAGTAGTAAGTGTACAATTTGACACTTCAGTAATTGGAGCATTTGTAGGTGGTCTAAAATCAATAATAACTAAACCTCAAACAATAATAGTTGTATTTACAATGTTATTTGTTGATTTCTTTGATACAGCTGGTACATTGATTGCAGTTACAAATAAGATTAATAATAATGGAAAAAAAGATTATGACATGGATAAAATGTTCTATTCAGATGCAATAGGTACTATAGTAGGGTCAGCTTTTGGAACTTCAAATGTTACAAGTTATATTGAATCTACTAGTGGTGTTGCAGTTGGTGGTAGAACTGGATTAACTTCAATAGTAGTTGGATTATTATTCCTATTATCTACTCTATTTTCTCCACTATTAACTGTAATATCTGGTATAGAAGTAAGTGGAGTATTCTTAGAACCTGTAGTTGCACCATCACTTGTAGTAGTTGGTATTTTAATGGCAACTCAACTTTCTAATGTTGATTGGCATGATTTCTCGACTGCATCATCTGGATTTATAACTATAGTAGTAATGATATTATCATATTCTATAGCAGATGGTATAGCAGCTGGATTTATTGTATATGTATTAAGTAAATTATTTACAAATAAGAATAAAGAAATTGGAAAAGTAGTTTGGTTCTTATTCACAGTATTCTTATTATATTTCATATCAAGATAATAACAAACTTCCCATAACTTATATAATAAAAAATGGTAGATTCCTCTACCATTTTTTTATATGTTACTTAATACTTTTAATGCTTCTTCATAATTTGGTTCACTTTTAATTTCTTGACAAACTTCTACATGAGCTAATTTACCTTCTTTATCAATTACAAATACAGCCCTTGCAAGCAACCTTAACTCTTCTATTAACATTCCATATTTCATCCCAAAATCAACATCTTTATGATCTGAAATAGTAATTGCATTATTAATTCCATTAGCACCACAGTATCTATTTAATGCAAAAGGTAAATCATTTGAAATAGTTATAAGTACTGCATCATCAAATTTACTTATTTCTTGATTAAATTTAGTTGCCTGTATAGCACATATACCTGTATCTATAGATGGAAAAGAAGTTAATACTATCTTTTTACCTAAATAATCAGTTAATTTAAACTCACTTAAATCTCCTTTCAATGCTTTGAAATCAGGTGCCATTTCTCCTAATTTTACTTGATTTCCAATTAAAGTAATTGGATTTCCTCCCATAGTTATTTTCATAATGTTTCATTTCCTTTCTTTTATATTTATCAAATCATCTTAAACTATAGTTTTTACTATAATTTAGATGACTTATTTTTTTTAATTTCTACAATAAATAATAATTCATTATTTTCATAATATATTCTTACATTATCTGCAAGTAAAAATAATAATTTCAATTCATCTTCCTCAAAAGGTTCTCCCATTAATTCCCAATAAAAATTGTATTCTCTATTTTTATGACTTGCAAGTTTTGAATTTATAAATTCTAATTCATCATCTGACATATCTATATTAGAGCTAGATATTATTTGAAATATATTCTCTTTTTCTTCTATTTCTACTTTAATTTTTTTCCCATTCTTAGATAAAAAATATTTAACAAGTTCATCCATCATTTTAATTATTATTTTTTCTTGTTCTAACAATATTTATCACTCCTTTAATTTCTTCTATTATTGGAACATAAATTGATGCTACTATTCCTGCTGCAAGTCCATTATTATACAAATTCATTCCTCCGTGCACACTACCTATTTGTGTAGCCACTGAAAAATGAAGCATTCCAGCAATTATTCCTAAATACCAACCATATTTCCCTGCTATAGGGGCAAGAGTTGTTGAAAAAAATACTGTCATCAATAATACAGTTTCATCTACACTACTACTTGTAAGATAGTACATAATAATAACACCAAACATTATAGGTAAAATATTTTTTAAATGCTTTCCAAAACCACCAAAAGAAACTACCGTAAGTATTGCACAAATTACAGTTCCATTAAACACCTTAAAATATACTGGAAATATTAAACATACAAGTCCAATCATACCCATATTTAAAAATGTTGCATAAAAACCCTCTTCATGAACAAAGTCTGTTACTAATCTTCCTGTATGTTTATGTATACTTCTCATATTCTCAAATATATTTTTATCATTTATATACCCTATTATCATCATTAAAGAAAATAGTATTAAGAAAAATATAAATGGTGAAGTATAGAAAATATTATTGTAGTTTCTATTTACATCAAATTTAATTCCAAATGATAGAATAATTGAATATAATATGATACCAAATAAGCCTCCAGCAAATCCTGTATTATATAGATTATATCCACCATGATATAAAAGAGTATGTTTAGTAATTATAGGCATAATAAATCCTATGAAAATTCCTAATATAATCCCTAGTATTCCTAAAGAAAATACTATAGGTGCAAGTGTTGTACTCATCATAGCAATAGGAATTACTGTCTTAAATTCTATACCAACAAACTTAATATAAATATATGTACCTATATAAAATGGTATAATATTATATATATTTTTACCCATAAAACCAAAAGATAAATTAATTAATACAGAAACAATTAATAATCCATTTAATTTTAAATCAAAAACATATATTAAATACATATTAAATAAACAAATTATTCCAGCATTAAAAAAAGTTGCTCCTAAATTTGAAATATAAAAATAGTCTGATATTAATATATCATTAGTATTTAATATCTTATATATACCCTCAAATATTTCTTTTGGACTATTTAAAACAAAAGCATAAAGTAATATTAATAAAGGTATCATTAAAAAATAAATGTATTCCTTTGTTTTCTCTTTCAAATTTTACCTCCTAATATATATTTTAAATTATACCCTTAATAAATACATATTGCAATTTAAATATTTTTTTATCATAGTATTTAGGGTATAATATGCTTGGAGGTATAAAATGAATATAGAAATCTGTGCAGGTAATATAGAAGATATAATAATAGCAGAAAAATTAAATATTTCAAGAATAGAACTTAATCAAGGATTAAGTGTCGGAGGATTAACTCCATCATATGCGTTAGTAAAACAAGCCTTAAAAATTTCAACTAAAGATATAGTTGTTATGATAAGACCTAGAGAGGGTAATTTTACATATACAGAAAATGAATATATGATAATGAAAGAAGATGCAAAATATCTATTAGAATTACCTATAAAAGGTATTGTTTTTGGATTTTTAAATCATGATAATAGTATAGATATACAAAGAAGTCAGGAGTTTATAACTCTAGCTAAAGAATATGGTAAAGAATCAATATTTCATAGAGCAATAGATGTAAGTGATGATTATATTAACAACTTAATACTATTAAAAAAATTAGGTATAACTAGAATACTAACATCAGGTCATGAAAAAAATGCAGAACTAGGTATAGAAAATATTAAAATAGCTATAAAAGAAAACTTACCCATTATAATTGGGTGTGGAATAAATATTAATAACATTCATAAATTTAAAGAATTAGGTATAAAGGATATACATGGTTCATTTTCTAAAAAAATAATGAATGATTATGAAATAGATTTTGGAAATTATACAATCTTAGACCAAAGTGTCGAAAAATATATTGACTTTAAATCTTTTTAGTATTAAACTGTAATTAAGAGGTGAAATACATGGAAAAAAAGAAATTATTACAAGAAAAAAAACAAAATGTAATAGTTCAAAGTGCAAATCTTTTCTTTAGAAATGGATATGTTAATACTGGTGTTCAAGATATATTAGATATATGCCATATCCCAAAAGGCTCTTTTTATTATTACTTTAAAAGTAAAGATGATTTACTATTACAAGTAATAGATTATCATAGAGAAAATATTTTAAAATTATTTGAGGAAAATGTAGATGATTTATCTATATACAAACTTAAATCCTTTTTTTCTATTTTTCTAAATAATTTTGCAATCATAGAAATAGAGGATAATGACAGTGTAGATAAAAATAAGGAAAATGATTTATTATTCGGCATACTTAATAATAATACTAAAAAATTTTATGGTGGATCCCCTTTAGGTAATTTAAATTCAGAACTTTCTAATTTAAGTGATGAAATTAATGCAAAACTAGTTGACGCATATTCTCAAATAGAAAATAGAATATATTTTTTCTTAGAAACATTAAGCATAGTTCATAATAAATATAAATCAGAATTTATAGATTATTATACTTATTTACTTATAAACAATCTTGAGGGAACTTGTCTTAAATTAAAAAGAATGAAAAATAAAGAACCAATAGAAGAATTTTTAAAATTCTTTGATATATTAATAGATAAAATGATAAATGATTAATAAAAATAGTACTACCAATTTGTGATAGTACTATTTTAAATTAACCCCCTAAATAAGCTTTCTTAATAACTGGATTATCTATTAAATCTAGTCCTTTACCCTCAAGTATTATTTCTCCTGTTTCAATAACATATGCCCTATCAGATATTTCAAGCGACATCTTAGCATTCTGTTCAACAAGTAATATAGTTACATTTTCTTCTTTATTAATTCTTTTAATAATTTCAAATATCTCTTTAACTAATAATGGTGCAAGTCCCATAGATGGCTCATCTAATAAAAGTAGTTTAGGTTTAGACATTAATGCTCTTGCCATAGCTAACATTTGTTGTTCTCCCCCACTCATAGTTCCAGATAATTGATTTTTTCTTTCTCTAAGTCTTGGAAAAAGTTTAAACATCTTTTCTAAACTTTCCTTTATTTCCGATTTTGGTCTTGTAAAAGCACCCATCATTAAATTTTCTAATACAGTTAATTCCGTAAAAATTCTTCTACCCTCAGGTACATGTGCCATACCTTTTGAAACTAATTTATGAGCTTTAACATTTGATATATTTTCTCCAAATAATGCTATTTCTCCTGACTTAATCTTTAAAAGGTTAGAAATTACATTTAAAGTTGTACTTTTACCTGCACCATTAGCACCAATAAAAGATACAATTTCTCCTTTATTTATATAAAAAGAAACATCTTTAATTGCATGTATTTTATCGTAAAATACATTAATATTGTTCACTTCTAGTACTTTCATCTTAATCTCCTAAATATGCTTTAATAACTTCTTTATTATTCTGTATTTCACTTGGTTTTCCACTTGCAATTACTTCTCCGAAATTTAATACATATATTCTCTCACAAATACCCATTACTAAATCCATATCATGTTCAATCAGTAATATAGATATATTAAATTCATTTTTTATCTTTTCTATTATTTTCATTAACTCATAAGTTTCATTAGGATTCATTCCTGCTGCTGGTTCATCAAGCAATAACAATTTAGGCGAACAAGCAAGTGCCCTAGCTATTTCAAGTTTTCTTTGATTACCATAAGATAGTGAATCTGCCCTATGTTCTGCTATTTCATCTAAATCAAATATTTTTAAAATTGATTTAGCTTTTTCTATACTTTCATATTCATACTCTCTAAATTTCCTAGTTCTAAACATTGCATCTAGTGTTGAATAATCTTTCTTTTGGTCTAAAGAAATTCTAATATTATCTAGTACTGTTAATTGCTTAAATAATCTAATATTTTGAAAAGTTCTTGACATTCCAAGAGCAACTATTTTATGAGTTTTCATATGAGAAATATCCACATCATTTAAAAATATTTCTCCCTCACTTGGCTGATACACTCCTGTTAATAGATTAAAAAATGAAGTCTTACCAGCACCATTAGGACCTATTAATCCAACTAATTCTTTTTTATTAATTTCTACATTAACATCTTTAACAGCAGTTAATCCACCAAATTTTAATGTTAAATTTTT encodes:
- the rplJ gene encoding 50S ribosomal protein L10, with the protein product MASKANIAAVEMLTEKLKEAKAVIFVDYKGITVNEDTKLRSEARKANVEYFVAKNRLVQIALKNVGLDLELNELAEGATSFALGFEDGVAPSKLIYDFAQQFKGEKLKIKGGIVDGKVADKSTIEALAKLPSRPELLGMIAYGLLSPVRMLAVGLSNVAEQKEA
- a CDS encoding ABC transporter ATP-binding protein, producing MIKLEVKNLSVVLNGKNIVEDINFHVNNGELVSVIGPSGSGKTTIFNAVAGIIPANTGKVLLNNIDVTGKNGKMSYMLQKDLLLPFKNVIENISLPLIIKGIDKKKAFEKVSNNLENFGLSGLEYKYPRELSGGQRQRVAFLRTYMFSDDMNLLDEPFSALDLITKSNIHKWYMEIRKKLNLTTLLITHDIDEAILLSNRIYILKIENGVGKISKEIHIDLEKRDNTTIEFIEFKKKILEELNKK
- a CDS encoding ABC transporter substrate-binding protein, with the protein product MKKILTIFFTMVLMVSCGMKKAETNGQKIKERITIVLDWVPNTNHTGLFVAKEKGYFDEYGLDVEIVQPPEGSSAQLIGTGKAQLGISFQDTLAKYFAAKEKLPVTAIATILQHNTSGLVSLKNKNITSFKDLEGKTYGTWEDPIEQAVIKKLMKDEGANFEKVNVIPYSWDVLKALKTDTDATWIFYGWDGIALKNAGFEFNFLDVKVAPELDYYTPVIIANNYFLSNNEENVTNLLKAIEKGYMYAIENVEESVDILLKEAPELDRNLVLESQKWLNDYYVDKGVKWGHIDSGRWNTFYTWLFNNGLLENPIEKDFGFTNKYLGE
- a CDS encoding ABC transporter permease, translating into MKKIIDKLISYYLIFFLLIIWQLLSGFKIVPKFLLPSPIDVIEAFIKDFPLIMKHTRYTITEAFSGLLLGTFFAFILSIIMDRFEFMYKTTMPMLIITQTIPTVAIAPLLVLWLGYGMSSKILLVMLTTFFPITVALLDGYKSVDKESLILLKSMGANKVQEYIHVKLPSSLNYFFAGFRISVSYSLIGAVVAEWLGGFYGLGVYMTRVRKSYSFDKMFAIIFFISALSLFLMTLVSKMEKYIIKWEEK
- a CDS encoding LysR family transcriptional regulator is translated as MNVKKGMTSLDIHHLKIFYETCNEKSFTKAAKKLFISQSAVSIQLKKFELSMSTQLIERNSKSFKLTFAGNELYKMSQDIFNKISRLENQMKRIVSDHKAKIVVGATHNIGEPLLPKIITDYSKKYKEIEFDLYIKNSASLINHIKDGIIDIAMMEEEIVDEKDLKFVQTDNYPFVVIAPPYINKIEDIKEMSMLKKDTQLASKYIENFEEIINHTFERKISVNGSNETIKNLVMNGMGISVLPYYCVYEEIKEKKMNLVHEFDKLEDKFQLVYLKENENKKWIANFIEFFKQYNIKFETDSIIKKK
- a CDS encoding NCS2 family permease codes for the protein MNKFFKFYTYETNFKTEVIAGITTFLTMAYILGVNVGILSTAGLPANAVFLATAVAAAVACIFMGLYSNSPVALAPGMGLNAFFTYTVVLEYGYTWQEALAMVFLSGVIFLIISLLGLRKLIIESIPASLKQSIGAGIGFFIAFIGLVKMGVIVASPATLVTLGNFKNPTVLLALFGLFITIILMSLEFKSGIFIGLFITAVVGIILNKIGISGMPTTPTQVVSVQFDTSVIGAFVGGLKSIITKPQTIIVVFTMLFVDFFDTAGTLIAVTNKINNNGKKDYDMDKMFYSDAIGTIVGSAFGTSNVTSYIESTSGVAVGGRTGLTSIVVGLLFLLSTLFSPLLTVISGIEVSGVFLEPVVAPSLVVVGILMATQLSNVDWHDFSTASSGFITIVVMILSYSIADGIAAGFIVYVLSKLFTNKNKEIGKVVWFLFTVFLLYFISR
- the tpx gene encoding thiol peroxidase, which gives rise to MKITMGGNPITLIGNQVKLGEMAPDFKALKGDLSEFKLTDYLGKKIVLTSFPSIDTGICAIQATKFNQEISKFDDAVLITISNDLPFALNRYCGANGINNAITISDHKDVDFGMKYGMLIEELRLLARAVFVIDKEGKLAHVEVCQEIKSEPNYEEALKVLSNI
- a CDS encoding DUF1576 domain-containing protein, with amino-acid sequence MKEKTKEYIYFLMIPLLILLYAFVLNSPKEIFEGIYKILNTNDILISDYFYISNLGATFFNAGIICLFNMYLIYVFDLKLNGLLIVSVLINLSFGFMGKNIYNIIPFYIGTYIYIKFVGIEFKTVIPIAMMSTTLAPIVFSLGILGIILGIFIGFIMPIITKHTLLYHGGYNLYNTGFAGGLFGIILYSIILSFGIKFDVNRNYNNIFYTSPFIFFLILFSLMMIIGYINDKNIFENMRSIHKHTGRLVTDFVHEEGFYATFLNMGMIGLVCLIFPVYFKVFNGTVICAILTVVSFGGFGKHLKNILPIMFGVIIMYYLTSSSVDETVLLMTVFFSTTLAPIAGKYGWYLGIIAGMLHFSVATQIGSVHGGMNLYNNGLAAGIVASIYVPIIEEIKGVINIVRTRKNNN
- a CDS encoding copper homeostasis protein CutC translates to MNIEICAGNIEDIIIAEKLNISRIELNQGLSVGGLTPSYALVKQALKISTKDIVVMIRPREGNFTYTENEYMIMKEDAKYLLELPIKGIVFGFLNHDNSIDIQRSQEFITLAKEYGKESIFHRAIDVSDDYINNLILLKKLGITRILTSGHEKNAELGIENIKIAIKENLPIIIGCGININNIHKFKELGIKDIHGSFSKKIMNDYEIDFGNYTILDQSVEKYIDFKSF
- a CDS encoding TetR/AcrR family transcriptional regulator — translated: MEKKKLLQEKKQNVIVQSANLFFRNGYVNTGVQDILDICHIPKGSFYYYFKSKDDLLLQVIDYHRENILKLFEENVDDLSIYKLKSFFSIFLNNFAIIEIEDNDSVDKNKENDLLFGILNNNTKKFYGGSPLGNLNSELSNLSDEINAKLVDAYSQIENRIYFFLETLSIVHNKYKSEFIDYYTYLLINNLEGTCLKLKRMKNKEPIEEFLKFFDILIDKMIND
- a CDS encoding ABC transporter ATP-binding protein, yielding MKVLEVNNINVFYDKIHAIKDVSFYINKGEIVSFIGANGAGKSTTLNVISNLLKIKSGEIALFGENISNVKAHKLVSKGMAHVPEGRRIFTELTVLENLMMGAFTRPKSEIKESLEKMFKLFPRLRERKNQLSGTMSGGEQQMLAMARALMSKPKLLLLDEPSMGLAPLLVKEIFEIIKRINKEENVTILLVEQNAKMSLEISDRAYVIETGEIILEGKGLDLIDNPVIKKAYLGG
- a CDS encoding ABC transporter ATP-binding protein gives rise to the protein MKLLETKNLTLKFGGLTAVKDVNVEINKKELVGLIGPNGAGKTSFFNLLTGVYQPSEGEIFLNDVDISHMKTHKIVALGMSRTFQNIRLFKQLTVLDNIRISLDQKKDYSTLDAMFRTRKFREYEYESIEKAKSILKIFDLDEIAEHRADSLSYGNQRKLEIARALACSPKLLLLDEPAAGMNPNETYELMKIIEKIKNEFNISILLIEHDMDLVMGICERIYVLNFGEVIASGKPSEIQNNKEVIKAYLGD